From one Streptomyces sp. ICC1 genomic stretch:
- a CDS encoding antibiotic biosynthesis monooxygenase family protein, whose amino-acid sequence MTTTVEYIRYRIALDDQPAFEDSYARAADALAASPECIDYELARCEEEPERYILRIRWTSVDAHLNGFRKGEHFPAFFAAIRPYVTAIEEMQHYLVTEVAGPGKASTPS is encoded by the coding sequence ATGACCACCACCGTCGAATACATCCGCTACCGGATCGCATTGGACGACCAGCCGGCCTTCGAGGACTCGTACGCCAGGGCCGCCGACGCCCTGGCCGCCTCGCCGGAGTGCATCGACTACGAGCTGGCCCGCTGCGAGGAGGAGCCCGAGCGCTACATCCTGCGCATCCGGTGGACCTCGGTCGACGCCCACCTCAACGGATTCCGCAAGGGTGAGCACTTCCCGGCGTTCTTCGCCGCGATCCGCCCGTACGTGACGGCCATCGAGGAGATGCAGCACTACCTCGTCACCGAGGTGGCCGGCCCGGGAAAGGCGTCCACCCCGTCATGA